In the genome of Hymenobacter cellulosivorans, one region contains:
- a CDS encoding SDR family oxidoreductase, which yields MRIFVTGATGFVGSAIVQELLGAGHQVLGLARSEAGAQALTAVGAAVHHGTLDDLDSLRRGAEAADGVIHTAFNHDFTAYETAGETDRQAIEALGGVLAGSNRPLLVTSGLAGFAPGRLATEDDRPIALPRMSEPTALALAAQGVRAIVVRLSASVHDRNDHGFIPTLINIAREKGVAAYVGEGLNRWPAVHRLDAARLYRLALEQGTAGACYHGLADEGIPLRDIAAIIGRHLNVPVVSLTAEEAPGHFGWMARFVGLDMAASSTLTQQRLGWQPTHPGLLADLEQGHYFAS from the coding sequence ATGCGAATTTTCGTAACCGGCGCTACGGGCTTTGTCGGCTCGGCCATCGTTCAGGAATTGCTCGGCGCGGGCCATCAGGTACTCGGGCTAGCCCGCTCCGAGGCCGGGGCTCAGGCCCTAACTGCAGTCGGAGCTGCAGTACACCACGGCACCCTCGACGACCTGGACAGCCTACGCCGCGGGGCCGAGGCCGCCGACGGCGTCATCCACACGGCCTTCAACCACGACTTTACGGCCTACGAAACGGCTGGTGAAACCGACCGGCAGGCCATTGAGGCCCTGGGCGGGGTGCTGGCTGGCTCCAACCGCCCTTTGCTCGTTACCTCCGGACTGGCGGGCTTTGCTCCGGGCCGCCTGGCCACCGAAGACGACCGCCCCATTGCTTTGCCCCGCATGTCGGAGCCCACGGCGCTGGCTCTAGCCGCCCAGGGCGTGCGCGCCATTGTGGTACGCCTGTCGGCCTCGGTCCACGACCGGAACGACCACGGCTTTATACCGACTCTCATCAACATTGCCCGTGAGAAGGGCGTGGCGGCCTATGTAGGCGAGGGGCTCAACCGCTGGCCCGCCGTGCATCGCCTCGACGCGGCCCGCCTCTACCGTCTGGCCCTGGAGCAGGGCACCGCCGGCGCCTGCTACCACGGTTTGGCCGACGAAGGCATCCCGTTGCGCGACATTGCCGCCATCATTGGCCGCCACCTGAACGTGCCCGTCGTGTCCCTAACAGCGGAGGAGGCTCCCGGCCACTTCGGCTGGATGGCCCGCTTCGTGGGCCTCGATATGGCGGCTTCCAGCACCCTCACCCAGCAGCGCCTGGGTTGGCAGCCCACTCACCCCGGCCTGCTCGCCGATTTGGAGCAGGGCCATTACTTCGCCAGCTAA
- a CDS encoding helix-turn-helix domain-containing protein: MKPNSLEAFYTSLNARPDDAPAASLPREVGHFNLFRVEELMRTYPNRPQMTFDRRQFYKISLIRGRSRVEYADKAVEVEQRGLWFASSRVPYRWLPHNLEQTGYFCIFTEEFLLPGKGGIALEELPVVQASGCPVLELTEAEYAAIETLFEKMAQEITSTYSYKYDLLRAYLWELIHHGQKLQPTPAAVPAHNASARVTALFGELLERQFPLATPQQQLRLRTAKDYADELAVHVNHLNRVLKETTGHTTTTLIGGRVAQEAKMLLKQTNWTVSEIADSLGFTDVAHFCNFFKRQTSLTPGDFRS, encoded by the coding sequence ATGAAGCCCAATTCCCTCGAAGCATTTTATACCAGCCTAAATGCCCGGCCCGATGATGCGCCGGCGGCCAGCCTGCCGCGTGAAGTCGGGCACTTCAACCTCTTCCGGGTCGAGGAGTTGATGCGCACCTACCCCAACCGACCGCAGATGACTTTTGACCGGCGGCAGTTTTATAAGATAAGCCTGATCCGGGGCCGCAGCCGGGTTGAGTACGCCGACAAAGCCGTAGAGGTCGAGCAGCGGGGGCTGTGGTTTGCCTCGTCGCGGGTACCTTACCGCTGGCTGCCGCACAACCTGGAGCAAACCGGCTACTTCTGCATCTTCACCGAGGAGTTTCTGCTGCCGGGCAAGGGCGGCATCGCGCTGGAAGAGCTGCCGGTGGTGCAGGCCAGTGGCTGCCCCGTTTTGGAACTGACTGAGGCCGAATACGCAGCCATTGAGACCCTTTTCGAAAAGATGGCCCAGGAAATTACTTCCACCTACTCCTACAAATACGACCTGCTGCGGGCCTACCTCTGGGAGCTGATTCACCACGGACAGAAGCTCCAGCCGACCCCGGCTGCGGTGCCCGCCCACAACGCCTCCGCCCGGGTGACGGCCCTGTTTGGGGAGCTGCTGGAGCGGCAGTTTCCGCTGGCTACTCCCCAGCAGCAGCTGCGCCTGCGCACGGCCAAAGACTACGCCGACGAGCTGGCCGTGCACGTCAACCACCTCAACCGGGTGCTGAAGGAAACCACGGGCCACACCACTACCACCCTGATTGGGGGGCGGGTAGCCCAGGAAGCCAAGATGCTGCTCAAGCAAACCAACTGGACCGTCTCCGAAATTGCCGACAGCCTGGGCTTTACCGACGTGGCCCATTTCTGCAACTTCTTTAAGCGCCAGACCAGCCTGACCCCCGGCGACTTTCGCAGTTAG
- a CDS encoding M48 family metallopeptidase, with translation MLLSTKRLFLAATLLLLAVPVLAAAPPDSTAFSVEAATQHYLNSLTAAQKASSDAYFEGGYWLQLWSMLYGLGLAAVFLKLGLSRRLTAWTQRLPGKVLPTLAYIALYLLLAHVLSYPLDIYVSYFREHQYGLSNQSFGEWLTDDLKSLALSVVIGSVVVLILYAAIRRTGRRWWVWATGLVGIIMVVAVFLSPIFISPLFNKYTPLPAGPMRSQILSMARANGVPADNVYLVDASRQSKRISANVSGLGSTIRVSLNDNLLNRCTPAEVQAVMGHELGHYVLNHIPKMLIFLVLIIGLGLGLVDWAFHRLLGRYGPGWGISSIGDVTGLPLVVALFGVFTFLAQPGFNTIIRTQEQEADVFGLNAARQPDGFASTAIKLSEYRKINPTPLEEAIFFDHPSGHTRVLTAMRWKAEHLGK, from the coding sequence ATGCTCCTTTCTACCAAACGACTATTCCTGGCCGCTACCTTGCTGCTGTTGGCTGTGCCCGTGCTGGCCGCCGCGCCTCCCGACTCTACTGCCTTCAGCGTAGAAGCCGCCACCCAGCACTACCTCAACTCCCTGACGGCCGCCCAAAAGGCCAGCTCCGACGCCTATTTTGAGGGCGGCTACTGGCTGCAACTTTGGAGTATGCTCTACGGCCTGGGGTTGGCGGCCGTGTTTCTGAAGCTGGGCCTCTCGCGCCGCCTGACGGCCTGGACCCAGCGCCTGCCGGGCAAGGTGCTGCCCACCCTGGCCTACATTGCCCTGTATCTGCTGCTGGCCCACGTGCTGAGCTACCCACTGGATATCTACGTTAGCTATTTCCGGGAGCACCAGTACGGGCTTTCCAACCAGAGCTTCGGGGAGTGGCTCACCGATGACCTCAAAAGCCTGGCCTTGTCGGTGGTCATCGGCAGCGTGGTCGTGCTGATTCTCTACGCGGCCATCCGGCGCACCGGGCGGCGCTGGTGGGTGTGGGCTACGGGCCTGGTCGGTATTATCATGGTAGTAGCGGTGTTTCTGTCGCCGATTTTCATCAGCCCGCTATTCAACAAATACACTCCGCTGCCCGCCGGCCCCATGCGCAGCCAGATTTTGAGCATGGCCCGGGCCAACGGCGTGCCGGCCGACAACGTCTACCTCGTAGATGCTTCCCGGCAGAGCAAGCGCATCAGCGCCAACGTGAGCGGGCTGGGCAGCACCATCCGCGTGTCGCTCAACGACAACCTGCTCAACCGCTGCACCCCGGCCGAGGTACAGGCCGTGATGGGCCACGAGCTGGGCCACTACGTGCTGAACCACATTCCCAAGATGCTCATCTTTCTCGTGCTCATCATCGGGTTGGGCCTGGGGTTGGTCGACTGGGCGTTTCACCGCCTGCTGGGCCGCTACGGTCCGGGATGGGGCATTAGCAGCATCGGCGACGTGACGGGCCTGCCGCTGGTCGTGGCGCTGTTCGGCGTGTTTACCTTTCTGGCCCAGCCGGGCTTCAACACCATCATCCGCACCCAGGAGCAGGAAGCCGACGTGTTTGGCCTGAATGCCGCCCGGCAGCCCGACGGCTTTGCCAGTACGGCCATAAAGCTGTCGGAGTACCGCAAAATCAACCCGACCCCGCTGGAAGAAGCTATTTTCTTCGACCATCCCAGCGGCCATACCCGGGTCCTGACGGCTATGCGCTGGAAAGCCGAGCACCTGGGCAAGTAG
- a CDS encoding glycosyl-4,4'-diaponeurosporenoate acyltransferase CrtO family protein — translation MPKEKKPAPSAAVLACYNAVPSILWSGLALVPLSVFCYQHMARPWLWGLLGVSLLGYLVPKTWFRYWQLSQSPRRYQQLGVPVIGRFTQHGTVVNTLLRRRYPHYRHVPNRRALRGLVAGSYHMERFHVVLLLFFGFAGLYALAGGHVGWAALILLTNLGYNLYPVWLQQYLRLRAPTATTQL, via the coding sequence ATGCCTAAGGAAAAGAAACCGGCTCCTTCCGCGGCGGTGCTGGCCTGCTACAACGCCGTGCCGAGCATCCTCTGGTCGGGCCTGGCCTTGGTGCCCCTGAGCGTCTTCTGCTACCAGCACATGGCCCGGCCCTGGCTCTGGGGGCTGCTGGGCGTGAGCTTGCTGGGCTATTTGGTACCCAAAACCTGGTTCCGGTATTGGCAGCTAAGTCAGTCGCCGAGGCGCTACCAGCAGCTCGGGGTGCCGGTGATTGGGCGCTTCACGCAGCACGGTACCGTGGTCAATACGTTGCTGCGCCGCCGCTACCCGCACTACCGCCACGTGCCCAATCGGCGGGCGTTGCGGGGCCTGGTAGCCGGGAGCTACCACATGGAACGGTTTCACGTGGTACTGCTGCTGTTCTTCGGATTCGCCGGCCTCTACGCCCTGGCTGGTGGTCACGTGGGCTGGGCCGCGCTGATTCTGCTTACCAATCTGGGCTACAACCTCTACCCCGTGTGGCTGCAGCAGTACCTGCGCCTGCGGGCCCCCACGGCTACCACGCAGCTTTAA
- a CDS encoding ferritin yields MLPKLVQNALNKQIFMEAQSSQAYLAMASWAEIQPGLDGVTNFFYQQSNEERVHMLKLIRYVNERGGFALVPALPQPVVTFQSLKRVFEDFLKHEIAVSESINELVGLTLQERDFATHNFLQWYVSEQLEEEALARTLNDKLELVGDDKSGIYMFDKDILLFRGNTASETPTART; encoded by the coding sequence ATGCTCCCCAAACTCGTTCAAAACGCCCTCAACAAGCAAATCTTCATGGAAGCCCAATCCTCGCAGGCCTACCTGGCCATGGCGTCCTGGGCCGAAATTCAGCCCGGCCTGGATGGGGTGACCAACTTCTTCTACCAGCAAAGCAACGAGGAGCGGGTACACATGCTCAAGCTGATTCGCTACGTCAATGAGCGGGGCGGCTTTGCCCTGGTACCGGCCCTGCCCCAGCCCGTGGTTACGTTTCAGTCGTTGAAGCGCGTGTTCGAGGATTTTCTCAAGCACGAAATAGCCGTGTCGGAGAGCATCAACGAGCTGGTCGGCCTCACGCTACAGGAGCGCGACTTTGCCACCCACAACTTCCTGCAGTGGTACGTTTCCGAGCAGCTGGAAGAAGAAGCCCTGGCCCGCACCCTCAACGACAAGCTTGAACTGGTTGGCGACGACAAGAGCGGTATTTACATGTTCGACAAAGACATTCTGCTTTTCCGCGGCAATACAGCCTCCGAAACGCCCACGGCCCGCACCTAG
- a CDS encoding T9SS type A sorting domain-containing protein, with protein sequence MQNFTRTLTFLVALLFSTTLAMAQTTYATVGIIGSATAKGWNESTPMTAGTGTNAHQWTITLPLTKDEVKFRANNAWDVNWGAATFPAGVGVSGGPNIPIAEAGTYTVTFNDITGAYQFTRATTSSTTASRSALSLALAPNPTRETVRVAYDLSSASSAGITVLNLLGQPVRQLTAVRQGAGQQEQFVSLQNLAAGLYLVRVQAGAQVQTARLVVE encoded by the coding sequence ATGCAAAACTTTACCCGCACGCTTACCTTCCTGGTTGCCCTGCTGTTCAGCACGACCCTGGCCATGGCCCAGACGACCTACGCCACGGTTGGCATCATCGGCTCGGCTACGGCCAAGGGCTGGAATGAATCGACGCCTATGACGGCTGGCACGGGCACCAACGCCCACCAGTGGACCATCACCCTGCCCCTGACCAAGGACGAGGTGAAATTCCGCGCCAACAACGCCTGGGACGTAAACTGGGGTGCTGCTACGTTTCCAGCAGGTGTTGGCGTAAGCGGTGGCCCGAACATTCCGATTGCCGAAGCTGGCACCTACACCGTTACGTTTAACGACATCACCGGTGCTTACCAGTTCACCAGAGCCACCACGAGCAGCACCACCGCTAGCCGTTCGGCCCTGAGCCTGGCCCTGGCCCCCAACCCCACGCGCGAAACTGTGCGCGTAGCCTACGACCTGTCGTCGGCTTCCTCGGCTGGCATCACCGTTCTGAACCTGCTGGGTCAGCCTGTGCGTCAGCTCACGGCTGTGCGCCAGGGTGCCGGTCAGCAGGAGCAGTTCGTGTCGCTGCAGAACCTCGCCGCTGGCCTGTACTTGGTACGGGTGCAGGCTGGTGCCCAGGTGCAGACGGCCCGCCTGGTTGTTGAGTAA
- a CDS encoding nuclear transport factor 2 family protein, with protein MNPHLAVITAYFDLVDSFTTDPAAYAEVLHADVIQTEYPNALYKAIQRRSYTEILDNLRIGRELLHDTRFEVLRTQVCADETVIVEGLWQATVLNDVMSLSRGQRLSSQLCLIFEFKDGKIFRQRRYPCYEVL; from the coding sequence ATGAATCCGCACCTTGCTGTCATTACCGCTTACTTCGACCTCGTCGATTCATTTACGACCGATCCGGCCGCGTATGCGGAGGTCCTCCACGCCGACGTAATTCAAACTGAATACCCCAACGCGCTGTACAAAGCCATACAGCGCCGCTCCTATACGGAGATTCTCGACAACCTGCGCATCGGGCGGGAGCTGCTGCACGACACACGGTTTGAGGTGCTGCGCACCCAGGTGTGTGCCGACGAGACGGTGATAGTAGAGGGCTTGTGGCAAGCCACGGTGTTGAACGACGTGATGAGCCTGTCCCGGGGGCAGCGCCTGTCGTCCCAGCTCTGCCTGATTTTCGAGTTCAAAGACGGCAAGATTTTCCGGCAGCGCCGCTACCCCTGCTACGAGGTGCTATAA